Proteins from a genomic interval of Neodiprion lecontei isolate iyNeoLeco1 chromosome 2, iyNeoLeco1.1, whole genome shotgun sequence:
- the LOC107218135 gene encoding uncharacterized protein LOC107218135: protein MARPIYECNFGLRSENYTASGPIFCTINKQYCCNSQCCLVQRRPTRQLWEAWYFWLGLALLALFLLTSVSSYLVSSCRHNLHAAPFGFSNQRSLSRDGQNGANSPNQISVNVIATPETLSPHRKMVLVAPRASLTHMTPVVA from the exons TAGTGAGAATTACACAGCCAGTGGTCCGATATTTTGTACAATCAACAAGCAATACTGCTGCAACTCACAATGTTGCCTTGTACAGCGAAGACCGACTCGCCAGCTTTGGGAAGCCTGGTACTTTTGGCTCGGACTCGCTTTGCTCGCTCTATTTCTGCTCACATCG GTAAGCAGCTACCTGGTCAGTAGCTGCAGGCACAATCTTCACGCGGCTCCGTTCGGCTTCAGTAATCAAAGATCACTGTCAAGAGACGGACAAAACGGCGCCAACAGTCCAAATCAGATATCCGTCAACGTGATCGCAACACCGGAGACCCTTTCCCCCCATAGAAAAATGGTCCTTGTTGCACCGCGGGCGAGTCTTACACACATGA CGCCAGTCGTCGCCTGA
- the LOC124292916 gene encoding uncharacterized protein LOC124292916, with amino-acid sequence MARLGGVRLAAIIVISITIKLLSVHGRKCVCTTKTCIETGKDTCGTRFACYTELILTDEGQGNTTTRGCTEDATPLLCENPPRSEDTSTGYQHRVRLPHLRCCDSHDYCNRGALDPLLQDHRRPLSTQNRDPVVSSGDSQGKSSDPPDRYRDKKLLDSSAFTGDGNGLNSLTLRQVKPLHVAALILALAALISVLAACYVITRFLRSNPYPASSQNVN; translated from the exons ATGGCGAGACTGGGAGGCGTGCGACTAGCGGCGATAATCGTCATCTCAATAACAATTAAATTGCTCTCCGTACATG GCAGGAAATGCGTGTGCACAACCAAGACGTGCATTGAAACCGGGAAGGACACCTGTGGTACGCGTTTCGCCTGTTACACGGAGCTCATCCTCACAGACGAGGGACAAGGAAATACCACAACTCGCGGCTGCACCGA AGACGCGACGCCACTTCTGTGCGAGAATCCTCCCAGGTCCGAGGACACTTCGACCGGTTACCAGCACCGGGTTCGACTGCCGCATTTGAGATGCTGCGACTCCCACGACTACTGCAACCGCGGTGCCCTCGACCCTCTGTTGCAGGATCACCGTCGGCCCTTGTCAACCCAGAACCGCGATCCCGTCGTCAGCAGCGGGGACTCTCAAGGCAAATCCTCGGACCCCCCGGATCGCTATCGCGATAAGAAACTCCTCGACTCTTCGGCATTTACCGGCGACGGCAACGGTCTGAATTCCTTGACCCTTCGGCAGGTCAAACCCCTCCACGTGGCAGCCCTTATTCTCGCTTTGGCCGCCCTCATCTCGGTTCTCGCTGCCTGTTACGTCATCACCAG ATTTCTACGATCTAATCCGTACCCGGCATCGAGCCAAAATGTCAACTGA